The following are from one region of the Stanieria cyanosphaera PCC 7437 genome:
- the radC gene encoding RadC family protein — MTYNLRIADIPASERPRERLVSLGVKSLTTAELLAILLSTGQGKGKLSAIGLGQHILQQLSQHRRDPLDVLREVNPQELMKIPGIGLAKAATIVAAVELGKRTFQFRPNQRALIDSPVAAAAALSHDLMWQHQERFAVLMLDVKNCLIGTQVITIGTATETLVHPREIFRETIRQSATKLIVAHNHPSGNLEPSQADLELTEQLLQGGSYLDIPLLDHLILGNGNHQSLRQITDLWTRYPQGD; from the coding sequence ATGACCTACAATCTGAGAATTGCCGATATACCTGCTAGTGAACGTCCTCGGGAAAGATTAGTCAGTTTGGGAGTAAAAAGTTTAACTACCGCAGAATTATTAGCAATTTTACTCAGTACAGGTCAAGGTAAAGGAAAATTATCTGCCATTGGCTTAGGACAACACATCTTACAACAACTGAGTCAACATCGTCGCGATCCTTTGGATGTATTGCGAGAGGTTAATCCTCAAGAATTGATGAAAATTCCTGGAATTGGTTTAGCTAAAGCAGCTACGATTGTTGCAGCCGTAGAATTAGGTAAAAGAACTTTTCAATTTAGACCTAATCAAAGAGCCTTAATTGATAGTCCTGTTGCTGCTGCTGCTGCCTTGAGTCATGATTTGATGTGGCAACATCAAGAAAGATTTGCGGTATTAATGTTGGATGTGAAAAACTGCCTGATTGGCACTCAAGTAATTACCATTGGTACAGCGACAGAAACTCTAGTTCATCCTCGGGAAATATTTCGAGAAACAATTAGGCAAAGTGCAACTAAATTAATTGTGGCGCATAATCATCCTTCGGGAAATTTAGAACCTTCGCAAGCAGATTTGGAATTGACTGAACAATTATTACAAGGAGGAAGTTATCTTGATATTCCTTTATTAGATCATTTGATTTTGGGCAATGGTAATCATCAGAGTTTACGACAAATTACTGATTTATGGACTCGTTATCCTCAAGGAGATTAA
- a CDS encoding COP23 domain-containing protein translates to MRSRTKRAKLSLLANLCATPTLALISLALAAVPSKATNVEIKCSTQEQIPTVVAHNSQQEVAILQFLPQYFAPQNALTNCQHTAQTLQNKLQQNHLSYLTSEVVDQQSVVCTVERRGKGCTSPQAEVLFSLATKTAPNQVLYELLGKQFKSAEPFNPRTVSRIYTKIDRSWWDFWRF, encoded by the coding sequence ATGCGGTCGCGAACAAAGAGAGCGAAACTCTCGCTTTTAGCTAATCTCTGTGCTACCCCTACTCTGGCTTTGATTAGTTTAGCTTTAGCTGCTGTTCCTAGTAAAGCTACGAATGTAGAAATTAAATGTAGTACTCAAGAGCAAATTCCTACTGTAGTGGCGCACAATTCCCAACAAGAAGTTGCTATTCTGCAATTTTTGCCTCAATACTTTGCTCCTCAGAATGCTTTAACCAATTGTCAACATACTGCGCAAACCCTACAAAACAAACTTCAACAAAATCATCTTAGTTATCTAACTAGTGAAGTTGTCGATCAGCAATCAGTAGTTTGCACTGTAGAGCGAAGAGGAAAAGGATGTACATCTCCTCAAGCAGAAGTTTTATTTTCTTTAGCTACCAAAACTGCTCCTAATCAAGTTTTGTATGAACTGCTAGGTAAGCAATTTAAATCGGCTGAACCTTTTAATCCTCGTACTGTTAGTCGTATTTATACTAAAATTGACCGTTCTTGGTGGGATTTTTGGCGATTTTAG
- a CDS encoding tetratricopeptide repeat protein, with translation MTLNSENNLEEYNLLSIGQRGVGKTVFLVGSYLEINNAYRQNKRQKFCIQSPQTQALDNLKGVIDYVKSTSLYPPPTLKISQFPFILQRHNIWGKQNICRFNWWDLPGEFCELSHPDFQQIVMNSHSCCLFINAYELINNNNYLVRLEPIIKQGIAIASVIKQHNLKYNFALIFTQCDRELKERTSRVETGLFNSSYSALQKQNQLGFRQIQIEEKIQPLIERLDKLAVNYKRFYSAIPIEGEAGNYSLQPIGTAAPLLWLTSQLVGSNSPQLAQNLENSQKLEFNSRYTPKKSFNYVILLILALVSSLSASAVLAYVFNWFRPNPQLTSITNQSNQLSPEDFDSLVNRANQNIQQGNLEGALPIVEQIVQKQPNNLNWQLNLAKIYELKHKPTQAEVVYDRILQQESNNLSALIGKAVLRQQQGDSNTAKNLLQLAEQSAPTVELKDKVRAIANSLF, from the coding sequence ATGACTTTAAATTCTGAAAATAACCTAGAAGAATATAATTTACTCAGTATTGGTCAAAGAGGAGTGGGTAAAACAGTTTTTCTAGTTGGAAGTTATTTAGAAATTAATAACGCTTATCGTCAAAATAAAAGACAAAAATTTTGTATACAATCGCCCCAAACTCAAGCTTTAGATAATTTAAAAGGAGTGATTGATTATGTAAAATCTACAAGTCTTTATCCACCACCCACTCTAAAAATTAGTCAATTTCCCTTTATTTTGCAACGTCATAATATTTGGGGCAAACAAAATATTTGTCGTTTTAATTGGTGGGATTTACCAGGAGAATTTTGTGAACTATCTCATCCTGATTTTCAACAAATAGTAATGAATTCTCATAGTTGTTGCCTTTTTATTAATGCTTATGAATTAATTAATAATAATAATTATCTTGTTCGATTAGAACCTATTATTAAACAAGGAATTGCGATCGCGTCTGTAATTAAACAACATAACTTAAAATATAATTTTGCTTTAATTTTTACTCAATGCGACCGCGAACTAAAAGAGCGAACCTCTCGCGTAGAAACAGGTTTATTCAATTCAAGTTACTCCGCTTTGCAAAAACAGAACCAGCTTGGATTTCGTCAGATTCAAATTGAAGAAAAAATTCAACCTTTAATTGAACGCTTAGACAAACTGGCTGTTAACTACAAACGATTTTATTCTGCTATCCCAATTGAAGGAGAAGCAGGAAATTATTCTCTTCAGCCGATAGGTACGGCAGCGCCTTTGTTGTGGTTAACTTCACAATTAGTTGGTAGTAACAGTCCTCAGTTAGCTCAAAATTTAGAAAATAGCCAAAAATTAGAGTTTAATTCTAGATATACTCCCAAAAAATCTTTTAATTACGTTATTTTATTAATTTTAGCTTTAGTAAGTTCTCTTAGTGCGAGCGCTGTTTTGGCTTATGTTTTTAATTGGTTTAGACCAAATCCTCAATTAACTTCAATCACAAATCAATCTAATCAATTATCTCCAGAAGATTTTGATAGTTTAGTTAATCGAGCTAATCAAAATATTCAACAAGGAAATTTAGAAGGTGCGCTGCCTATAGTTGAACAAATTGTTCAAAAACAACCAAATAATTTAAATTGGCAGCTAAATCTTGCCAAAATCTATGAATTAAAACACAAACCGACCCAAGCAGAAGTAGTTTACGACCGTATTTTGCAGCAAGAATCTAATAATCTTTCCGCTTTAATTGGAAAAGCGGTCTTACGTCAACAACAAGGAGATAGCAACACAGCCAAAAATTTACTGCAACTAGCAGAACAATCTGCTCCAACAGTAGAATTAAAAGATAAGGTTCGTGCGATCGCTAATAGTCTTTTTTAG
- a CDS encoding two-component system response regulator, translating into MSEKIPSLNQADQSLPKDILIVDDTLENLRLLSTMLTEQGYTVRKATNGQMALTAVQALPPDLILLDIMMPDMSGYEVCQKLKANPTTTTLPIIFLSALDDVLDKVKAFQIGGVDYITKPFQIEEVLVRVHNQLALKAAQRKIVQLNNELEERVKQRTQQLLSANERLRQMAIYDDLTGLFNRSEFMEQLEQSLYRTKIDSAYQFALLFLDCDRFKVVNDSLGHLVGDALLKKIAHQLQNIVSVKDTLARLGGDEFAILLSGISELNQAIETAKQIISLLKQPFYCLDYEIFINVSIGIVLINPDYQQPEHILRDADTAMYRAKDLGRGQYQVFTPTMYYAAHQLLKIETDLHRAIKQKELLVYYQPIVDLAQGKIVGFEALVRWLHPQHGLMFPDSFLPVAEETGLICSIGSLVIEQACDQLSQWQQQGFTHLNIYINLAVQQLSQSSLVEEIDRILAKTKLDSDSIKLEITESSMMQNLQSTKLLLRQLQERGIKLSIDDFGTGYSSLSQLQTFPVNTLKIDRSFIQNLDGTPDNLGLVPVILSIAHVMKLNVVAEGIETKQQLTQLRELGCHFGQGFLFAKPLNAEEATKLIAQNPHW; encoded by the coding sequence ATGAGCGAGAAAATTCCCAGTTTAAATCAAGCTGATCAATCTCTGCCCAAAGACATTCTCATTGTAGATGACACCTTGGAAAATTTGCGATTACTATCAACTATGTTAACCGAACAAGGTTATACCGTTCGTAAAGCAACCAATGGTCAAATGGCATTAACAGCAGTACAGGCTCTGCCACCAGATTTAATTTTGCTCGATATCATGATGCCTGACATGAGTGGTTATGAAGTTTGTCAAAAACTCAAAGCAAATCCGACAACTACTACACTGCCAATTATTTTTTTAAGTGCCTTGGATGATGTTCTCGACAAAGTAAAAGCTTTTCAAATTGGAGGAGTAGATTACATCACAAAACCTTTTCAAATTGAAGAAGTCTTGGTGCGAGTACATAACCAGTTAGCCTTAAAAGCAGCACAACGAAAAATTGTTCAATTAAACAACGAGCTTGAAGAACGAGTCAAACAACGCACACAACAACTGCTTAGTGCTAACGAACGACTGCGACAGATGGCAATCTATGATGATCTGACTGGACTGTTTAACCGCTCTGAGTTCATGGAACAATTAGAACAATCGCTCTATCGAACTAAAATCGATTCTGCTTATCAATTTGCACTGTTGTTTCTCGATTGCGATCGCTTTAAAGTAGTCAACGACTCTCTCGGACATTTAGTAGGAGATGCACTGTTAAAAAAAATTGCTCACCAATTGCAAAACATAGTCTCAGTAAAAGACACCCTTGCTCGTTTAGGTGGAGATGAGTTTGCTATTCTTTTATCTGGAATTTCCGAGCTTAATCAAGCAATTGAAACAGCAAAGCAAATCATCAGTCTTTTGAAACAACCATTTTATTGCCTTGATTATGAAATTTTTATCAATGTCAGCATTGGTATTGTTTTGATCAATCCCGACTATCAACAACCTGAACATATTTTAAGAGATGCTGATACAGCTATGTATCGAGCTAAGGACTTAGGAAGAGGGCAATATCAGGTTTTTACACCGACAATGTATTACGCTGCCCATCAATTGTTAAAAATTGAAACGGATTTACATCGAGCCATTAAGCAAAAAGAGTTGCTTGTTTATTATCAACCAATTGTCGATTTAGCTCAGGGAAAAATTGTTGGCTTTGAAGCTTTAGTTCGTTGGTTACATCCTCAACACGGATTAATGTTTCCCGACTCATTTTTACCCGTTGCTGAAGAAACTGGTTTAATCTGTTCGATTGGTAGCTTAGTCATCGAGCAAGCTTGTGATCAACTTTCTCAGTGGCAGCAGCAAGGATTTACTCATCTCAACATATATATTAATCTGGCTGTACAACAACTAAGTCAAAGTAGTTTAGTAGAAGAAATCGATCGCATCCTTGCAAAAACTAAACTTGATTCAGACTCAATTAAGCTGGAGATTACCGAAAGTTCGATGATGCAAAACTTACAATCGACTAAACTTTTGCTTCGGCAATTACAAGAGCGTGGCATTAAGCTTAGTATTGATGATTTTGGCACGGGTTATTCTTCTCTTAGCCAACTGCAAACTTTTCCAGTCAACACTTTAAAAATAGATCGTTCTTTTATTCAAAATCTTGATGGAACTCCTGATAATCTGGGTTTAGTTCCAGTTATTCTCAGTATTGCCCATGTAATGAAATTGAATGTGGTAGCTGAAGGTATTGAAACTAAGCAGCAATTGACTCAACTTCGAGAGTTAGGTTGTCATTTTGGTCAAGGATTTCTTTTTGCTAAACCTCTCAATGCGGAGGAAGCAACCAAACTTATCGCTCAAAATCCTCACTGGTAA
- a CDS encoding two-partner secretion domain-containing protein, translated as MKLLAWQTIVFSSLSVSLFLALSPAQAQITPDNTVDTQVNQTNNVWQIDGGQTRAGNLFHSFENFSLPTNQTAFFNNSAQITNIISRVTGGALSSIDGLIKANGVANLILINPNGIQFGANARLDIGGSFMGSTASSVKFADGTFFSANELQTPPLLTVSVPVGLQWGQGNGAIKVTGEGHNLSEASVGFSPFIRGEVNGLEVKPNQTLALLGNGITLEGGTLTAEGGKIELGSVANGLVNFNFSDQGLTFSYENVANFANLEMRSLALVDTSGTGSGTINLQGKNISLTDGSVALILNEGEQPAGQLTAEATESITISGTNLDGEIGSGLYTEAISSGKGADIIIKTGQLSLQTGGAIFADTFSSGAGGNVRIDASNSIAINGFSSINPNTFSIITSTTFGSGDAGDVTISTQRLTAFDGGNLTSTTGGLQGTGSGGNVLVNASELVELVGVTPGVFTPSQITAGTGGTGNAGTVTINTQKLVLRDGGRIDASTLASGNAGSVTVNASDAIEVSGTVPNSLNPSLIISSANLVDKPLRELLQLPDAPSGNSGDVTLNTPKLNITDGAQVTVRNDTVGNAGTLRVNADNIFLSNQGSITATTKDGIGGNIELEAKTVQLNNGLINASVLGSGGGGTIKIKASELVDVFGSGNQDLRENIIFPIIQGTVDQINPTQGIIAVANSNGKPGSISIDTNRFNVINGGLVVSSTLGSQPAGNIDIQAKQVDVATSLLVASTFGSGNAGNITIDTEKLNISDGGEFLVTTFASGNAGNLTVRAKDSVELVGRSPGDGLFASGLVASSEAQPVPAEGNSGNLSITTSQLTIKDGATASINSLGFGNGGTLKINADSVVLENQGTLQATTTFGQGGNIQINADTVLINQGLINGSTFAQGRGGNIEIKASDSLQIIGSGLDFLQENFISTQSINLELLQNIDLVTVLQGILAGTAGEGDAGNITITTQQLQLNQGGLIGTATIGSGNAGSVFINTESLLADGGIISASTLATGTSGDVTVNTNNLTLRNGGQIVSSTLANGDAGNLTINADEFVELSGSAFNGNFPSALSAGGQPLATATGNGGNLTITTPQLKIEDGALVSVSSIGSGNAGTLSIKANSLFLDNQSAVSASTASGTGGDILLTIADEIQLRNTSLISAQAGGIGNGGNISIDSGAIALLENSGIEADANQGMGGNIQLDTLGLFVCQTCRISASSNLGVDGIIDIITPAGEANLEIVDLPLEFNQVEEVVELSCQPNKNQIGSQFVITGRNGLPPRPSDPLSSPALTDFDNNYQADNLNHSQPASNSPLPPPALGWYVNSQGVVVLSANPSDHNPGYSGLNSPNCQSVGNSKKDY; from the coding sequence ATGAAATTGCTTGCCTGGCAAACTATAGTTTTTTCAAGTTTGAGTGTTAGTTTATTTCTAGCTCTTAGCCCTGCTCAAGCCCAAATTACTCCAGATAATACAGTTGATACTCAAGTAAATCAAACTAATAATGTCTGGCAAATTGACGGAGGACAAACACGAGCAGGTAATTTATTTCATAGTTTTGAAAATTTTTCTTTACCTACAAATCAAACGGCTTTTTTTAATAATTCTGCTCAGATAACCAATATTATTAGTCGAGTTACAGGTGGTGCTTTATCTTCAATCGACGGATTAATTAAAGCCAACGGTGTAGCTAATTTAATTTTGATTAATCCTAATGGAATTCAATTTGGTGCTAATGCCCGTTTAGATATCGGTGGTTCGTTTATGGGCAGTACCGCTAGTAGCGTAAAATTTGCCGATGGTACTTTTTTTAGCGCTAATGAGCTTCAAACTCCTCCCTTACTGACCGTGAGTGTACCAGTTGGGTTACAGTGGGGTCAAGGTAATGGAGCAATCAAGGTTACAGGAGAAGGACATAATTTAAGTGAAGCTTCTGTCGGATTTTCTCCTTTCATTAGAGGTGAAGTTAACGGTTTAGAAGTAAAACCAAATCAGACATTGGCACTTTTAGGCAATGGAATTACTCTAGAAGGAGGAACTTTAACTGCTGAAGGAGGAAAAATTGAATTAGGAAGTGTTGCTAACGGGTTAGTCAATTTCAATTTTAGCGACCAAGGTTTAACTTTTAGCTACGAAAATGTTGCAAATTTTGCTAATCTAGAAATGCGATCGCTAGCTTTAGTTGATACCAGTGGTACGGGTAGTGGTACGATTAATCTACAAGGAAAGAATATTTCCCTTACCGATGGCTCAGTTGCTTTAATTCTCAACGAAGGCGAACAACCTGCTGGACAATTGACGGCTGAAGCAACCGAAAGTATTACGATTAGTGGCACTAACCTTGACGGAGAGATTGGTAGTGGTTTGTACACCGAAGCTATTAGTAGTGGCAAAGGTGCAGATATTATCATTAAAACTGGGCAATTGAGCTTACAAACAGGTGGGGCAATTTTTGCTGATACTTTTAGTTCCGGAGCAGGAGGCAATGTTAGGATTGATGCCTCTAACTCAATTGCCATCAATGGCTTTTCTTCGATCAACCCTAATACTTTTAGTATTATTACCTCAACTACTTTTGGTTCGGGAGATGCAGGAGATGTAACAATTTCTACTCAAAGATTAACTGCTTTTGATGGCGGAAATCTTACTTCAACCACAGGAGGATTGCAAGGTACTGGCTCTGGTGGCAATGTTTTAGTTAATGCTAGTGAGCTAGTCGAACTAGTGGGTGTGACACCAGGAGTATTTACTCCTAGTCAAATTACCGCAGGAACAGGCGGTACAGGTAATGCAGGGACAGTTACCATCAACACCCAAAAATTGGTCTTACGAGATGGGGGCAGAATTGATGCTTCTACCTTGGCAAGTGGCAATGCCGGTAGTGTGACGGTGAATGCTTCTGATGCAATCGAAGTCAGTGGCACTGTACCTAATTCTCTTAATCCAAGTTTGATCATTTCTTCTGCTAATTTAGTAGACAAACCTCTACGAGAACTTTTGCAACTACCAGACGCACCAAGTGGCAACTCAGGAGACGTAACTCTCAATACTCCAAAATTAAATATTACAGATGGAGCGCAAGTTACTGTCAGAAATGATACGGTTGGGAATGCTGGTACTTTAAGAGTTAATGCTGATAACATTTTTTTGAGTAATCAAGGCAGTATCACCGCTACCACCAAAGATGGGATTGGGGGTAATATTGAGCTTGAGGCCAAAACAGTACAACTTAACAACGGACTGATTAATGCTTCCGTACTTGGCTCCGGAGGTGGAGGCACAATTAAGATTAAAGCATCGGAATTAGTCGATGTCTTTGGTAGTGGTAATCAAGATTTGCGAGAAAATATTATCTTTCCTATCATCCAAGGAACAGTCGATCAAATTAATCCTACCCAAGGGATAATTGCGGTTGCCAATAGCAATGGTAAGCCTGGAAGTATTAGTATTGATACCAACCGTTTTAATGTTATTAATGGAGGTTTGGTTGTTTCTTCTACTTTAGGTAGTCAGCCTGCTGGAAATATTGACATCCAAGCTAAACAAGTAGATGTGGCAACCTCACTACTGGTAGCCTCCACTTTTGGCTCTGGTAATGCTGGTAATATTACAATTGATACAGAAAAATTAAACATTAGTGATGGGGGAGAATTTCTCGTAACTACTTTCGCTTCAGGAAATGCTGGAAATCTAACTGTTCGTGCTAAAGATTCAGTCGAATTAGTTGGTCGTTCTCCTGGTGATGGTTTATTTGCTAGTGGTTTAGTTGCTTCTTCAGAAGCTCAACCAGTACCGGCAGAAGGCAATAGTGGCAATTTGTCGATTACTACTTCCCAACTAACTATTAAAGATGGTGCAACTGCTTCAATCAATTCTTTGGGTTTTGGCAATGGTGGAACACTAAAGATTAATGCTGATTCAGTTGTTTTAGAAAATCAAGGTACTTTACAGGCAACTACAACTTTTGGTCAAGGGGGTAATATTCAAATTAATGCTGATACAGTGTTAATTAATCAAGGTTTAATTAATGGTTCTACTTTTGCCCAAGGAAGAGGAGGAAATATTGAAATTAAAGCTAGTGACTCTCTGCAAATTATTGGTTCTGGCTTAGATTTCTTACAAGAAAATTTTATCTCGACCCAAAGTATAAATTTAGAATTACTTCAAAATATTGATCTGGTTACTGTTCTTCAAGGAATTCTAGCTGGTACTGCTGGAGAAGGTGATGCTGGTAATATCACCATTACAACCCAACAATTGCAACTTAATCAAGGTGGTTTAATTGGGACGGCTACTATAGGTAGTGGAAATGCTGGCTCAGTATTTATTAATACTGAATCTTTGCTCGCAGACGGTGGAATTATCTCGGCGAGTACGTTGGCGACAGGTACAAGCGGAGACGTTACAGTCAACACCAACAATCTAACTCTTAGAAACGGAGGACAGATTGTTAGTTCAACTCTTGCTAATGGAGATGCAGGCAATCTCACTATCAATGCAGATGAATTTGTAGAATTGAGTGGTAGTGCTTTCAATGGTAATTTTCCTAGTGCTTTATCAGCAGGAGGACAACCTTTAGCAACGGCGACGGGTAACGGTGGCAACTTAACCATTACGACTCCTCAATTAAAAATTGAAGATGGGGCTTTGGTTTCGGTGAGTTCGATTGGCAGTGGTAATGCTGGAACTTTATCGATTAAGGCAAATTCTCTCTTTTTAGATAATCAAAGTGCAGTTAGTGCTAGTACGGCTTCAGGAACAGGAGGCGATATTCTGCTTACCATTGCCGATGAAATTCAATTACGTAATACTAGTCTAATTTCCGCTCAAGCAGGAGGAATTGGTAATGGTGGTAATATTAGTATTGACTCTGGCGCGATCGCTTTATTAGAAAATAGTGGTATTGAAGCGGATGCTAATCAAGGCATGGGAGGCAATATTCAGCTTGACACTTTGGGACTGTTTGTTTGTCAAACTTGTCGGATCAGTGCTAGTTCTAATTTAGGAGTTGATGGCATTATCGATATTATTACTCCTGCTGGAGAAGCTAATTTAGAAATAGTCGACTTGCCTTTAGAATTTAATCAAGTCGAAGAAGTAGTTGAACTTTCTTGTCAGCCTAATAAGAATCAAATCGGCAGTCAGTTTGTTATTACTGGTAGAAACGGTTTACCACCTCGACCAAGCGATCCTCTTAGTAGTCCTGCTTTAACGGATTTCGATAATAATTACCAAGCTGATAATTTGAATCATTCACAACCAGCTAGTAACTCACCTTTACCTCCACCAGCTTTAGGATGGTACGTCAATTCTCAAGGTGTAGTTGTGCTTAGTGCCAATCCATCTGATCATAATCCTGGTTATTCGGGATTAAATTCTCCTAATTGCCAATCAGTAGGAAATTCTAAAAAAGACTATTAG